The following are encoded together in the Osmia lignaria lignaria isolate PbOS001 chromosome 6, iyOsmLign1, whole genome shotgun sequence genome:
- the LOC117601648 gene encoding rap guanine nucleotide exchange factor 2 isoform X9, with protein MHKHTSQLRGPSGTGSGHHVANRGPVRRWNSFHGGGSVGGGASNFNDTVGNGNLPSGMIGKASQEPFRAVPKAVQALRSESVDRSHRVQPPPPPAFPRRRFSVCFGKRTGGSARRPNECFVLEPSEMIVIDYPEVHGGRMHRPPHPHPITDHRQVNLVFDDTFSQGLTGRPELYQKSNRSSHSSDTSSAYSGSDTMTSVQSSLDADADDVDLSGLVESIVDSDEEEDLAESMDSLTVRDPVRECLEKDPMERTEDDIETLLEFTQQLKAFTNMTLAVRRALCAVMVFAVVERAGMIVLNDGEELDSWSVLINGAVEIEHSNGEIEQLHLGDSFGILPTMERLLHRGVMRTKCDDCQFVCVTQADYFRIQHQGEENTRRHEENGRVILVTELRGALDGGARRGHVVIRGTPERLMLQLIEENSITDPTYIEDFLLTHRTFIDSPLLVASQLLEWFDQSQVRDRVARVVLLWVNNHFTDFETDPSMMEFLEAFETGLEREKMQGQQRLLNIACAAKARTRNVTLARPSRDEILHFSILGGYERGFGIFISKVDKKSKAEDVGLKRGDQILEVNGQSFEHVSHARALEILRGSTHLSITVKSNLLAFKEMLQMPDDSPRPRGRANKPEISRLQTDPRARLSTHVDPITPVNPLVGGVPLLIPDSNVSPCKDAKKEHKGFMTLGPKRRLQKALMKMNILPKNTINDGVHVDDPLAPPHTPPGTTGLAQTTNLYHSKSNPDLTSLYCYDDLRAPDYPEHVLKVYKADQTCKYLLIHKETTAHEVVMLALQEFGITESSSNFSLAEVSVGEGGMIKQRRLPDQLQNLAERIGLSSRYYLKTNGISETLVADEQAPELIRESQVHFLQLNAVEVAIQLTLQDFSIFRQIESTEYVDDLFELKSRYGVPMLRQFAELVNREMFWVVTEVCSEHNLVRRSKIIKQFIKIARQCKECKNFNSMFAIVSGLGHGAVSRLRASWEKLPSKYQRLFSDLQELMDPSRNMSKYRQLVASEQTQPPIIPFYPVVKKDLTFIHLGNDSRVEGLVNFEKLRMIAKEVRTLTNMCSSPYDLSIMLERGGQPPSSAMVALNQMTTGNQVLQCPGGQTATVKRRKKSTAAPNPKKMFEEAQMVRRVKAYLANMKVITDEERLHSLSVECEPHAGAVAVAAAVPLSTSRGRRHPSPTLSTTSSASSTSEGRKSIQGTKFGAASPQAVRKMLALSDPHKTRPYQPKHCPPPLPVPGLALHSSGLEPSPGAPRRVGSGSRVPMHERSHSDTPSSLPPPVDLSAESSSVTSLSNLQPLRKTLTSGTTGLGVGVGLGVQTAHPPPGAGTTIMTTMSTSMTTMRPGVGSTQCRQPPAYKVAAQMARLHRLGRAHSHEGVTYRTDHEDDDEDAQVSAV; from the exons ATCGACTATCCGGAAGTGCATGGAGGAAGGATGCATCGACCACCGCACCCCCATCCCATAACCGACCATCGACAGGTCAACCTGGTCTTCGATGATACG TTTTCTCAAGGCCTGACAGGCAGGCCAGAGCTGTACCAAAAATCCAACAGAAGCAGCCATTCGAGTGACACAAGTTCAGCGTACAGTGGATCAGACACAATGACATCTGTACAAAGTTCATTAGATGCTGATGCAGATGATGTTGATCTGTCAGGGCTTGTTGAATCCATAGTGGACAGTGATGAGGAAGAAGATCTTGCAGAGAGTATGGAT AGTTTGACTGTCCGTGATCCAGTCAGAGAATGTTTAGAGAAAGATCCCATGGAAAGAACTGAGGATGATATAGAGACACTGTTAGAATTCACGCAACAATTGAAGGCCTTTACAAATATGACTTTGGCAGTGAGAAGAGCGCTGTGCGCTGTGATGGTGTTTGCTGTGGTGGAACGTGCTGGTATGATAGTTTTAAATGATGGAGAAGAACTGGATAGTTGGAGTGTGCTCATTAATGGTGCAGTGGAAATTGAGCATAGTAATGGAGAAATTGAACAGTTACACCTTGGTGACAGTTTTGGAATCTTGCCCACTATGGAAAGGCTTTTGCATAGAGGTGTCATGAGAACAAA ATGCGACGACTGCCAATTTGTATGTGTCACACAAGCGGATTACTTTAGAATTCAGCATCAAGGAGAAGAGAATACGAGGAGGCACGAAGAAAACGGAAGGGTGATTTTAGTCACTGAATTGAGGGGTGCTTTAGATGGTGGAGCACGAAGAGGTCATGTAGTGATTCGTGGAACTCCCGAACGTTTAATGTTACAACTTATCGAAGAAAACAGTATTACCGACCCAACTTATATAGAAGATTTCTTATTAACTCATCGAACATTTATTGATAGTCCTTTATTAGTTGCAAGTCAATTGTTAGAGTGGTTTGATCAATCACAAGTCAGGGACAGAGTTGCTCGCGTAGTACTTCTTTGGGTAAATAATCATTTCACGGATTTTGAAACTGATCCATCGATGATGGAGTTTTTAGAAGCGTTTGAAACTGGAttggaaagagaaaagatgCAAGGTCAACAAAG aTTATTAAATATCGCGTGCGCGGCAAAAGCAAGAACGCGAAACGTAACGTTAGCAAGGCCTTCCAGGGATGAGATCCTGCATTTTAGTATTTTAGGGGGATACGAAAGGGGttttggtatttttatttcaaaagtcGATAAGAAATCGAAGGCCGAGGACGTTGGTTTGAAACGAGGCGATCAGATTTTAGAAGTGAACGGACAGAGCTTTGAGCACGTGAGTCACGCCAGGGCTCTTGAAATTTTAAGAGGATCCACTCATCTCAGTATAACTGTTAAATCCAATTTACTTG CGTTTAAAGAAATGCTTCAGATGCCAGACGATTCGCCGAGGCCGCGGGGAAGAGCGAATAAGCCTGAGATTTCAAGACTACAAACCGATCCGCGCGCAAGGTTGTCCACCCATGTGGATCCGATAACTCCAGTTAATCCTCTGGTGGGCGGTGTTCCATTATTAATTCCCGATTCGAATGTTTCTCCGTGTAAAGATGCTAAAAAGGAGCATAAAGGATTCATGACACTTGGACCGAAAAGGAGATTACAGAAAGCtctaatgaaaatgaatatacTGCCAAAGAATACTATTAA CGATGGTGTACATGTAGATGATCCCCTCGCACCTCCTCACACACCACCGGGAACAACAGGACTCGCACAGACTACTAATCTTTATCACTCCAAAAGTAATCCCGATCTTACGTCGTTGTATTGCTACGACGACTTAAGGGCGCCCGATTATCCTGAACACGTTTTGAAAGTTTATAAAGCCGatcaaacttgtaaatatcttctTATTCACAAAGAAACAACAGCGCACGAg GTGGTAATGCTTGCTCTGCAAGAATTTGGTATAACCGAGAGCAGTTCGAATTTTTCTTTAGCCGAAGTCAGCGTCGGAGAAGGGGGTATGATCAAACAGCGCAGGTTACCCGATCAATTACAAAATCTCGCAGAACGAATCGGCCTGAGTTCTCGGTATTATTTAAAGACCAATGGTATTTCGGAGACATTGGTAGCTGACGAACAGGCACCTGAATTGATTCGCGAATCTCAGGTTCATTTCTTGCAATTAAATGCCGTTGAAGTTGCCATTCAGTTAACTTTGCAAGATTTTAGTATATTCAG acaAATTGAATCTACGGAATACGTGGATGATTTGTTCGAGCTGAAAAGCAGATACGGAGTACCTATGCTTAGGCAGTTTGCGGAACTAGTCAACAGAGAAATGTTTTGGGTTGTGACGGAAGTTTGTTCCGAGCACAATCTCGTTCGAcgtagtaaaataataaaacaattcaTAAAAATAGCAC GACAATGTAAGGagtgtaaaaatttcaattccatGTTTGCGATCGTGTCCGGTCTGGGTCATGGGGCTGTCTCAAGACTACGAGCTTCTTGGGAAAAACTGCCAAGTAAATATCAGAGGCTCTTTAGCGACTTGCAAGAATTAATGGACCCCAGTCGCAATATGAGTAAATACCGGCAATTGGTGGCATCCGAGCAAACACAACCTCCTATA ATTCCGTTTTATCCAGTGGTGAAGAAAGACCTGACGTTCATACATCTGGGTAACGACTCGAGGGTGGAGGGTTTggtgaactttgaaaaattgcgAATGATCGCGAAGGAAGTGAGAACGTTAACAAACATGTGCTCTTCGCCTTACGACTTATCAATAATGTTAGAAAGAGGCGGCCAACCACCCAGTTCAGCAATGGTCGCGTTAAATCAAATGACGACAGGGAATCAAG TGTTACAATGTCCAGGAGGACAGACGGCGACGGTGAAAAGGCGGAAAAAGTCGACAGCCGCGCCAAACCCGAAGAAAATGTTCGAGGAGGCGCAGATGGTTCGACGAGTGAAAGCGTATCTCGCCAATATGAAAGTCATCACGGACGAGGAGCGGTTACACTCTCTTTCCGTCGAGTGCGAACCTCATGCAGGAGCTGTTGCAGTGGCTGCTGCGGTACCCCTTAGTACAAGCAGAGGAAGAAGGCATCCTTCTCCTACTTTATCAACCACGAGTAGTGCCAGTAGCACCAGCGAAGGTAGAAAGAGTATACAAg GTACAAAGTTCGGAGCAGCATCGCCACAGGCTGTACGAAAAATGTTGGCTCTCTCCGACCCTCACAAAACTCGTCCATACCAACCTAAACATTGTCCACCACCGCTTCCAGTACCAGGATTAGCCCTGCATTCCAGCGGACTGGAGCCTAGTCCTGGTGCACCTAGGAGAGTAGGATCTGGTAGCCGAGTTCCTATGCATGAGCGATCCCATAGCGATACTCCTTCCAGTTTACCACCGCCTGTTGATCTAAGTGCCGAAAGTAGTAGCGTAACCAGCCTGAGCAATCTTCAGCCGTTAAGAAAAACGTTGACCAGCG GTACTACGGGATTAGGAGTAGGCGTGGGTCTTGGAGTACAGACGGCGCATCCTCCTCCAGGAGCTGGCACGACGATTATGACCACGATGTCGACATCGATGACAACGATGCGTCCAGGAGTGGGTAGTACACAGTGTCGTCAACCACCTGCATACAAAGTTGCGGCACAGATGGCAAGGTTGCACAGGCTTGGCCGTGCTCACAGCCACGAGGGTGTTACCTACAGGACCGACCATGAAGATG ACGACGAGGACGCCCAGGTATCAGCGGTTTAA
- the LOC117601648 gene encoding rap guanine nucleotide exchange factor 6 isoform X4, with protein MTDYLDPHFVRALCRDPERRTLQDLQIIYYGLLGLEALRPCRDSILRGLCKIVRYERHHANHVLYYTGELATSWYILLSGSVFIDGSMFLPRSSFGKRTGGSARRPNECFVLEPSEMIVIDYPEVHGGRMHRPPHPHPITDHRQVNLVFDDTFSQGLTGRPELYQKSNRSSHSSDTSSAYSGSDTMTSVQSSLDADADDVDLSGLVESIVDSDEEEDLAESMDSLTVRDPVRECLEKDPMERTEDDIETLLEFTQQLKAFTNMTLAVRRALCAVMVFAVVERAGMIVLNDGEELDSWSVLINGAVEIEHSNGEIEQLHLGDSFGILPTMERLLHRGVMRTKCDDCQFVCVTQADYFRIQHQGEENTRRHEENGRVILVTELRGALDGGARRGHVVIRGTPERLMLQLIEENSITDPTYIEDFLLTHRTFIDSPLLVASQLLEWFDQSQVRDRVARVVLLWVNNHFTDFETDPSMMEFLEAFETGLEREKMQGQQRLLNIACAAKARTRNVTLARPSRDEILHFSILGGYERGFGIFISKVDKKSKAEDVGLKRGDQILEVNGQSFEHVSHARALEILRGSTHLSITVKSNLLAFKEMLQMPDDSPRPRGRANKPEISRLQTDPRARLSTHVDPITPVNPLVGGVPLLIPDSNVSPCKDAKKEHKGFMTLGPKRRLQKALMKMNILPKNTINDGVHVDDPLAPPHTPPGTTGLAQTTNLYHSKSNPDLTSLYCYDDLRAPDYPEHVLKVYKADQTCKYLLIHKETTAHEVVMLALQEFGITESSSNFSLAEVSVGEGGMIKQRRLPDQLQNLAERIGLSSRYYLKTNGISETLVADEQAPELIRESQVHFLQLNAVEVAIQLTLQDFSIFRQIESTEYVDDLFELKSRYGVPMLRQFAELVNREMFWVVTEVCSEHNLVRRSKIIKQFIKIARQCKECKNFNSMFAIVSGLGHGAVSRLRASWEKLPSKYQRLFSDLQELMDPSRNMSKYRQLVASEQTQPPIIPFYPVVKKDLTFIHLGNDSRVEGLVNFEKLRMIAKEVRTLTNMCSSPYDLSIMLERGGQPPSSAMVALNQMTTGNQGGQTATVKRRKKSTAAPNPKKMFEEAQMVRRVKAYLANMKVITDEERLHSLSVECEPHAGAVAVAAAVPLSTSRGRRHPSPTLSTTSSASSTSEGRKSIQGTKFGAASPQAVRKMLALSDPHKTRPYQPKHCPPPLPVPGLALHSSGLEPSPGAPRRVGSGSRVPMHERSHSDTPSSLPPPVDLSAESSSVTSLSNLQPLRKTLTSGSVTSSDSGHSTQLDSHSGSSVEAGGSPPPPQRRHSAMQGSVMRGGAPPFPHAVAVLPPLPANHNQNQNHNHHHHHHHHHQHYYDHHHHQPQNPQGTTGLGVGVGLGVQTAHPPPGAGTTIMTTMSTSMTTMRPGVGSTQCRQPPAYKVAAQMARLHRLGRAHSHEGVTYRTDHEDDDEDAQVSAV; from the exons ATCGACTATCCGGAAGTGCATGGAGGAAGGATGCATCGACCACCGCACCCCCATCCCATAACCGACCATCGACAGGTCAACCTGGTCTTCGATGATACG TTTTCTCAAGGCCTGACAGGCAGGCCAGAGCTGTACCAAAAATCCAACAGAAGCAGCCATTCGAGTGACACAAGTTCAGCGTACAGTGGATCAGACACAATGACATCTGTACAAAGTTCATTAGATGCTGATGCAGATGATGTTGATCTGTCAGGGCTTGTTGAATCCATAGTGGACAGTGATGAGGAAGAAGATCTTGCAGAGAGTATGGAT AGTTTGACTGTCCGTGATCCAGTCAGAGAATGTTTAGAGAAAGATCCCATGGAAAGAACTGAGGATGATATAGAGACACTGTTAGAATTCACGCAACAATTGAAGGCCTTTACAAATATGACTTTGGCAGTGAGAAGAGCGCTGTGCGCTGTGATGGTGTTTGCTGTGGTGGAACGTGCTGGTATGATAGTTTTAAATGATGGAGAAGAACTGGATAGTTGGAGTGTGCTCATTAATGGTGCAGTGGAAATTGAGCATAGTAATGGAGAAATTGAACAGTTACACCTTGGTGACAGTTTTGGAATCTTGCCCACTATGGAAAGGCTTTTGCATAGAGGTGTCATGAGAACAAA ATGCGACGACTGCCAATTTGTATGTGTCACACAAGCGGATTACTTTAGAATTCAGCATCAAGGAGAAGAGAATACGAGGAGGCACGAAGAAAACGGAAGGGTGATTTTAGTCACTGAATTGAGGGGTGCTTTAGATGGTGGAGCACGAAGAGGTCATGTAGTGATTCGTGGAACTCCCGAACGTTTAATGTTACAACTTATCGAAGAAAACAGTATTACCGACCCAACTTATATAGAAGATTTCTTATTAACTCATCGAACATTTATTGATAGTCCTTTATTAGTTGCAAGTCAATTGTTAGAGTGGTTTGATCAATCACAAGTCAGGGACAGAGTTGCTCGCGTAGTACTTCTTTGGGTAAATAATCATTTCACGGATTTTGAAACTGATCCATCGATGATGGAGTTTTTAGAAGCGTTTGAAACTGGAttggaaagagaaaagatgCAAGGTCAACAAAG aTTATTAAATATCGCGTGCGCGGCAAAAGCAAGAACGCGAAACGTAACGTTAGCAAGGCCTTCCAGGGATGAGATCCTGCATTTTAGTATTTTAGGGGGATACGAAAGGGGttttggtatttttatttcaaaagtcGATAAGAAATCGAAGGCCGAGGACGTTGGTTTGAAACGAGGCGATCAGATTTTAGAAGTGAACGGACAGAGCTTTGAGCACGTGAGTCACGCCAGGGCTCTTGAAATTTTAAGAGGATCCACTCATCTCAGTATAACTGTTAAATCCAATTTACTTG CGTTTAAAGAAATGCTTCAGATGCCAGACGATTCGCCGAGGCCGCGGGGAAGAGCGAATAAGCCTGAGATTTCAAGACTACAAACCGATCCGCGCGCAAGGTTGTCCACCCATGTGGATCCGATAACTCCAGTTAATCCTCTGGTGGGCGGTGTTCCATTATTAATTCCCGATTCGAATGTTTCTCCGTGTAAAGATGCTAAAAAGGAGCATAAAGGATTCATGACACTTGGACCGAAAAGGAGATTACAGAAAGCtctaatgaaaatgaatatacTGCCAAAGAATACTATTAA CGATGGTGTACATGTAGATGATCCCCTCGCACCTCCTCACACACCACCGGGAACAACAGGACTCGCACAGACTACTAATCTTTATCACTCCAAAAGTAATCCCGATCTTACGTCGTTGTATTGCTACGACGACTTAAGGGCGCCCGATTATCCTGAACACGTTTTGAAAGTTTATAAAGCCGatcaaacttgtaaatatcttctTATTCACAAAGAAACAACAGCGCACGAg GTGGTAATGCTTGCTCTGCAAGAATTTGGTATAACCGAGAGCAGTTCGAATTTTTCTTTAGCCGAAGTCAGCGTCGGAGAAGGGGGTATGATCAAACAGCGCAGGTTACCCGATCAATTACAAAATCTCGCAGAACGAATCGGCCTGAGTTCTCGGTATTATTTAAAGACCAATGGTATTTCGGAGACATTGGTAGCTGACGAACAGGCACCTGAATTGATTCGCGAATCTCAGGTTCATTTCTTGCAATTAAATGCCGTTGAAGTTGCCATTCAGTTAACTTTGCAAGATTTTAGTATATTCAG acaAATTGAATCTACGGAATACGTGGATGATTTGTTCGAGCTGAAAAGCAGATACGGAGTACCTATGCTTAGGCAGTTTGCGGAACTAGTCAACAGAGAAATGTTTTGGGTTGTGACGGAAGTTTGTTCCGAGCACAATCTCGTTCGAcgtagtaaaataataaaacaattcaTAAAAATAGCAC GACAATGTAAGGagtgtaaaaatttcaattccatGTTTGCGATCGTGTCCGGTCTGGGTCATGGGGCTGTCTCAAGACTACGAGCTTCTTGGGAAAAACTGCCAAGTAAATATCAGAGGCTCTTTAGCGACTTGCAAGAATTAATGGACCCCAGTCGCAATATGAGTAAATACCGGCAATTGGTGGCATCCGAGCAAACACAACCTCCTATA ATTCCGTTTTATCCAGTGGTGAAGAAAGACCTGACGTTCATACATCTGGGTAACGACTCGAGGGTGGAGGGTTTggtgaactttgaaaaattgcgAATGATCGCGAAGGAAGTGAGAACGTTAACAAACATGTGCTCTTCGCCTTACGACTTATCAATAATGTTAGAAAGAGGCGGCCAACCACCCAGTTCAGCAATGGTCGCGTTAAATCAAATGACGACAGGGAATCAAG GAGGACAGACGGCGACGGTGAAAAGGCGGAAAAAGTCGACAGCCGCGCCAAACCCGAAGAAAATGTTCGAGGAGGCGCAGATGGTTCGACGAGTGAAAGCGTATCTCGCCAATATGAAAGTCATCACGGACGAGGAGCGGTTACACTCTCTTTCCGTCGAGTGCGAACCTCATGCAGGAGCTGTTGCAGTGGCTGCTGCGGTACCCCTTAGTACAAGCAGAGGAAGAAGGCATCCTTCTCCTACTTTATCAACCACGAGTAGTGCCAGTAGCACCAGCGAAGGTAGAAAGAGTATACAAg GTACAAAGTTCGGAGCAGCATCGCCACAGGCTGTACGAAAAATGTTGGCTCTCTCCGACCCTCACAAAACTCGTCCATACCAACCTAAACATTGTCCACCACCGCTTCCAGTACCAGGATTAGCCCTGCATTCCAGCGGACTGGAGCCTAGTCCTGGTGCACCTAGGAGAGTAGGATCTGGTAGCCGAGTTCCTATGCATGAGCGATCCCATAGCGATACTCCTTCCAGTTTACCACCGCCTGTTGATCTAAGTGCCGAAAGTAGTAGCGTAACCAGCCTGAGCAATCTTCAGCCGTTAAGAAAAACGTTGACCAGCG GTTCGGTGACGAGCAGTGACAGTGGTCACAGTACACAGCTGGACAGCCACAGTGGAAGCAGCGTGGAAGCTGGTGGTAGTCCACCTCCACCTCAAAGACGTCATTCCGCCATGCAAG GGTCTGTTATGAGAGGTGGTGCACCTCCGTTCCCTCACGCGGTAGCAGTGTTACCTCCGCTTCCTGCCAACCACAACCAGAATCAAAACCACAATcatcatcaccaccaccaccatcaccaccaacATTATTACGATCATCACCATCACCAACCCCAAAATCCTCAAG GTACTACGGGATTAGGAGTAGGCGTGGGTCTTGGAGTACAGACGGCGCATCCTCCTCCAGGAGCTGGCACGACGATTATGACCACGATGTCGACATCGATGACAACGATGCGTCCAGGAGTGGGTAGTACACAGTGTCGTCAACCACCTGCATACAAAGTTGCGGCACAGATGGCAAGGTTGCACAGGCTTGGCCGTGCTCACAGCCACGAGGGTGTTACCTACAGGACCGACCATGAAGATG ACGACGAGGACGCCCAGGTATCAGCGGTTTAA